A region from the Branchiostoma floridae strain S238N-H82 chromosome 9, Bfl_VNyyK, whole genome shotgun sequence genome encodes:
- the LOC118422355 gene encoding uncharacterized protein LOC118422355, with protein MDKGDHDSAGGPGGRGARCSFVRSHRFHIVVGIAVLLSLVTVGLVCLTIIRETSPTSPDRTTEDLGSRNNSKPFLLVADYGTENEAGAILQVDITSGSMVKLPLDVDSPRALDYDPLTDYVYWSEKDGYIKRACRDGSGMETIIDLIGTDFPKTDGSSARTLLTSPVTWTTPDLVLDPRNG; from the exons atggataaaggtgaccaTGATTCAGCGGGGGGACCAGGCGGCCGCGGTGCCCGCTGCAGCTTCGTCCGCTCCCACCGTTTCCACATCGTCGTCGGTATTGCCGTGCTGCTTAGTCTGGTCACCGTAGGACTTGTCTGTCTGACAATCATCAGAGAGACGAGTCCCACATCACCTGACAGGACTACAG AAGACCTTGGCTCCCGTAACAACAGTAAGCCATTCCTCTTGGTGGCTGACTATGGAACAGAAAATGAAGCCGGCGCCATTCTACAAGTTGACATTACTTCCGGGTCAATGGTCAAGCTTCCACTGGATGTGGACTCGCCAAGGGCCCTGGACTACGACCCGCTCACCGACTACGTGTACTGGTCAGAAAAGGACGGCTACATCAAACGAGCTTGTCGTGATGGAAGTGGCATGGAGACCATCATAGATCTCATAGGTACCGATTTCC CAAAGACGGACGGATCGTCCGCCAGGACACTTCTGACGTCACCGGTCACATGGACCACACCCGACCTCGTCCTGGACCCCAGGAATGGGTGA